A genomic window from Sparus aurata chromosome 14, fSpaAur1.1, whole genome shotgun sequence includes:
- the ndufa5 gene encoding NADH dehydrogenase [ubiquinone] 1 alpha subcomplex subunit 5, with product MAGLLKKTTGLVGLAVSNNPHERLRILYSKILASVQTMPQDAAYRKYTEQLVNERFNHVKVEPDVEKLEKKINCGQIEEVIFQAECELALSRKMSEWKPWEPLVEEPPANQWKWPI from the exons ACGACCGGCCTGGTCGGCCTGGCAGTGTCCAACAATCCACATGAG CGTCTGAGGATTCTGTACTCAAAGATTCTGGCATCAGTGCAGACGATGCCACAGGACGCAGCCTACAGGAAGTACACGGAGCAGCTGGTCAACGAGAGGTTCAACCACGTCAAAGTG GAGCCTGATgtcgagaagctggagaagaagATAAACTGTGGGCAGATTGAAGAAGTCATTTTCCAG GCGGAGTGTGAGCTGGCTCTGTCCAGGAAGATGTCAGAGTGGAAACCATGGGAGCCGCTGGTAGAGGAGCCTCCTGCCAACCAGTGGAAATGGCCCATCTGA